Proteins found in one Roseovarius pelagicus genomic segment:
- a CDS encoding LysR family transcriptional regulator, whose amino-acid sequence MLRFTLRQLEYFVAVGEAGSIALAAEKVNVSSPSISAAINQLESEFGLPLFVRQHAHGLSLTLAGRQMLTQAKLVLRDAEQLVDLAGNISGSVRGPLAVGCLLTFAQIMVPALRAGFERLYPEVRIRQFELNQAEIYSRLRRAEIDVALTYDLDLPADLNFQTIATLPPYAILNTGHPLAERSVVTIQDLLPYPMVLLDLPFSSDYFLSFFNTIGAKPNIGERTRDMAVMRSLVANGFGYSIANVRPIDDLSPDGKRLHFVPLAGEVRSMQLGLLTAPDAENVNVIRTFIAHCKAEYAAGHLPGINVARTDVSVSDGPAQGGTQ is encoded by the coding sequence ATGCTGAGGTTCACGCTCCGGCAGCTGGAATACTTTGTCGCCGTCGGCGAAGCAGGCAGCATTGCGCTTGCCGCAGAGAAGGTGAACGTGTCGTCGCCGTCGATTTCGGCGGCGATCAATCAGCTTGAGAGTGAATTCGGCCTGCCGCTGTTTGTTCGGCAACACGCACACGGATTGTCATTGACGCTTGCCGGCAGGCAGATGTTGACTCAGGCAAAGCTGGTGCTGCGCGACGCCGAGCAACTGGTCGATCTGGCAGGGAACATTTCCGGCAGCGTCCGGGGGCCGCTGGCTGTCGGGTGTCTGCTGACCTTTGCGCAGATCATGGTCCCCGCGCTGCGCGCCGGGTTCGAACGGCTATACCCCGAGGTTCGCATTCGCCAGTTCGAGCTGAACCAAGCGGAAATCTATAGCCGTCTCAGGCGGGCAGAGATCGACGTGGCGCTGACCTATGATCTGGACCTGCCAGCCGATCTGAATTTTCAAACGATTGCAACCCTGCCACCTTATGCGATTCTGAACACCGGGCACCCGCTGGCCGAACGGTCCGTTGTCACGATCCAAGATTTGCTGCCCTATCCGATGGTGCTGCTCGATCTGCCGTTCAGTTCGGATTACTTCCTGTCATTCTTTAACACTATCGGTGCCAAGCCGAATATCGGCGAACGGACCCGCGATATGGCCGTGATGCGCAGCCTTGTGGCCAACGGGTTCGGGTATTCCATCGCCAATGTCCGCCCGATCGATGATCTATCCCCCGATGGCAAACGCCTGCATTTCGTTCCACTGGCCGGAGAAGTGCGGTCAATGCAGTTGGGGCTTCTGACTGCACCAGATGCTGAGAACGTCAATGTTATCCGCACCTTCATCGCACATTGCAAGGCAGAGTACGCGGCGGGGCATCTGCCCGGTATCAATGTCGCGCGCACAGATGTGTCGGTTTCGGACGGCCCTGCACAGGGGGGCACGCAATGA
- a CDS encoding flavin-containing monooxygenase: MPVEKINTLVVGGGQAGVAMSEHLGNNGIPHLVLERDRIAERWRTARWDSLVANGPAWHDRFPGMEFPDFDPDAFPGKEAVADYFVEYAKKIDAPIRCGVEVKSVRRNEGRAGFTALTSQGVIEAQHVVAATGPFQKPVFPEIIPAEADLMQIHSNAYRNPDQLPAGAVMVVGAGASGAQIAEELQQSGRQVTLSVGPHDRPPRSYRGRDFVWWLGVLGKWDMQTPGPGTEHVTFAVSGANGGNTVDYRRFAAMGMTLVGRTENYENGTLRFSGELPNSIAHGDRNYLSVLDEADAYAERNGLDMPTDPAARQMLEDPDCIRDPIRALDIAAAGITSVIWATGYTQDYSWLQVDAFNDAGKPDHRRGVSTEPGVYFVGLPWLSRRGSSFIWGVWHDAKFVADHIATQQTYLEYTPAASAQTIDA, encoded by the coding sequence ATGCCGGTTGAAAAAATTAATACACTTGTCGTCGGCGGCGGTCAGGCCGGCGTCGCGATGAGCGAACATCTTGGCAACAATGGTATCCCCCATCTGGTACTGGAGCGCGACCGCATCGCGGAACGCTGGCGCACCGCGCGCTGGGATAGTCTGGTCGCCAACGGACCTGCATGGCATGATCGGTTTCCCGGCATGGAATTCCCTGATTTCGATCCCGATGCCTTTCCGGGCAAAGAGGCCGTCGCGGATTACTTTGTCGAGTATGCCAAGAAGATCGACGCCCCCATCCGCTGCGGTGTCGAGGTCAAGTCCGTGCGCCGCAACGAGGGCCGCGCCGGGTTCACCGCCCTGACGTCACAGGGTGTTATCGAGGCGCAGCACGTGGTTGCGGCCACTGGCCCGTTTCAAAAGCCTGTGTTCCCAGAGATCATTCCGGCCGAAGCCGACCTGATGCAGATCCATTCCAATGCTTACCGCAACCCTGATCAGTTGCCCGCAGGGGCCGTGATGGTTGTGGGGGCAGGGGCGTCGGGCGCGCAAATCGCCGAAGAGCTACAGCAATCCGGGCGGCAGGTTACGCTATCGGTTGGCCCGCACGACCGCCCCCCGCGCAGCTATCGCGGGCGCGACTTCGTCTGGTGGCTGGGCGTTCTGGGCAAATGGGACATGCAGACACCCGGTCCGGGAACCGAGCATGTGACCTTTGCCGTGAGTGGCGCCAATGGTGGCAATACCGTGGACTACCGGCGCTTTGCCGCGATGGGCATGACACTGGTAGGACGCACCGAGAACTATGAGAACGGCACATTGCGCTTTTCCGGCGAATTGCCCAACAGCATCGCGCATGGCGACCGGAACTACCTGTCGGTTCTGGATGAGGCAGACGCCTATGCAGAACGCAATGGCCTCGACATGCCGACAGACCCAGCCGCGCGGCAGATGCTGGAGGACCCCGATTGCATCCGCGACCCGATCCGCGCGTTGGATATTGCCGCGGCGGGGATCACATCGGTAATCTGGGCCACTGGCTATACGCAGGATTATAGCTGGTTGCAGGTGGATGCGTTCAACGACGCTGGCAAGCCCGATCATCGACGTGGTGTATCAACCGAGCCGGGCGTTTACTTTGTCGGATTGCCGTGGCTGTCACGGCGCGGATCGTCGTTTATCTGGGGGGTATGGCATGACGCCAAGTTTGTGGCCGATCACATCGCGACACAGCAGACCTATCTGGAATACACGCCCGCCGCATCGGCACAGACAATCGACGCCTGA
- a CDS encoding urate hydroxylase PuuD, translating to MYDLALMWDWVGFAVRWLHVVTAMAWIGASFYFIALDLGLKKAPNMPVGASGEEWQVHGGGFYHIQKYMVAPENMPEHLIWHKWQSYTTWLSGAALLMIVYWVGGELYLLDPTKADLALWQGIAISGGSLTIGWIAYDFMCKSRLGETPTLLMLLLFVILVVMSWGYAQIFTGRAALLHLGAFTATIMTANVFFIIMPNQRIVVKDLKEGRTPDPKYGKIAKLRSTHNNYLTLPVVFLMLSNHYPLAFATEHSWIIASLIFLTGVTIRHYFNTMHATGKGPHWTWAVTILLMVVIAWLSTAPLLDSYDDAEARPLTSQEQQFAAADGFDKAYDIVLGNCSMCHAREPVWDGIRWPPKGVVLETQSDVARHAQAIYLQAGVTHAMPPPNAIRTMTDQNRAAIIAWFRQARAE from the coding sequence ATGTATGATCTCGCCCTTATGTGGGATTGGGTCGGCTTTGCCGTGCGATGGCTGCATGTGGTCACCGCAATGGCGTGGATCGGGGCATCGTTCTACTTTATCGCACTCGATCTGGGGCTGAAGAAAGCGCCCAACATGCCTGTCGGTGCCTCAGGCGAGGAATGGCAGGTACATGGTGGCGGTTTCTACCATATCCAGAAATACATGGTCGCGCCGGAAAACATGCCAGAGCACCTGATCTGGCACAAATGGCAGAGCTATACGACGTGGCTATCTGGTGCGGCGCTGCTGATGATCGTCTATTGGGTTGGTGGCGAACTGTATCTGCTGGACCCGACCAAGGCCGATCTCGCGCTGTGGCAGGGTATTGCGATTTCCGGCGGGTCGCTGACCATCGGCTGGATTGCCTATGATTTCATGTGCAAATCTCGGCTGGGCGAAACCCCGACCCTGCTGATGCTGCTGTTGTTCGTGATCCTCGTGGTCATGTCATGGGGCTATGCCCAGATATTCACCGGGCGTGCCGCCCTGCTGCATCTGGGTGCATTCACTGCGACGATCATGACCGCGAATGTGTTTTTCATCATCATGCCGAACCAGCGTATCGTGGTGAAAGACCTGAAAGAAGGTCGCACGCCCGATCCGAAATATGGCAAAATAGCCAAGCTGCGGTCGACCCATAACAACTATCTGACGTTGCCGGTCGTGTTTTTGATGCTGAGCAATCATTACCCGCTGGCCTTTGCGACAGAACATAGCTGGATCATCGCCAGCCTGATTTTTCTCACGGGCGTCACTATCCGGCATTATTTCAACACCATGCATGCCACTGGGAAAGGGCCGCACTGGACATGGGCGGTAACGATTCTGTTGATGGTGGTGATTGCGTGGCTGTCGACCGCGCCGCTGCTCGATAGCTATGATGATGCCGAGGCACGCCCGCTGACGTCGCAGGAACAGCAATTCGCAGCGGCGGACGGGTTCGACAAAGCCTATGACATCGTGCTGGGCAATTGTTCGATGTGCCACGCGCGCGAACCGGTCTGGGACGGCATTCGCTGGCCGCCCAAGGGCGTGGTGCTGGAAACCCAGAGCGATGTCGCGCGGCACGCGCAGGCGATTTACCTTCAGGCCGGTGTAACCCATGCCATGCCGCCGCCTAATGCCATTCGGACCATGACCGACCAGAACCGCGCCGCCATCATCGCGTGGTTTCGACAGGCGCGCGCTGAGTAG
- a CDS encoding LysR family transcriptional regulator produces the protein MSYFDNIRTFVRVYELGSMSAAGRDLRISPAVTSSRISQLETHLGVRLFQRTTRNLTATEQGRAFYGGACQVLESVEAAEAQVVDITEHPRGSLYVAAPLGVGRRLIAPQVPGFLAAYPDVNVRLRLTDRKVDLTTEGLDLAFFLGQPEDSNLRIKKIADVTRVLCASPDYIAAHGHPRSGDEIDMGQHECLKLRFPGATEFQWPLLTPDGPKRFRAHGRFECDDGDILVDWALAGHGITLKPVFEVAEHLKSGALVVVAEDTPPEPIQMACLFTHRRHQDPKTRLFMEFVIDRIGNVVRDTRAEPQLPR, from the coding sequence GTGTCCTATTTTGATAACATTCGTACGTTCGTCCGGGTTTATGAACTGGGCAGCATGTCCGCCGCAGGGCGCGACCTGCGGATATCGCCGGCGGTGACATCTTCGCGCATTTCCCAACTCGAAACTCATCTGGGTGTGCGTCTGTTTCAGCGCACCACCCGCAATCTGACGGCGACAGAACAGGGCAGGGCGTTCTATGGCGGCGCGTGTCAGGTGCTGGAATCTGTCGAAGCCGCCGAGGCGCAAGTGGTGGACATTACCGAACACCCGCGCGGATCGCTCTATGTGGCCGCGCCCTTGGGGGTGGGGCGACGTCTGATCGCGCCACAGGTGCCCGGCTTTCTGGCGGCTTACCCGGATGTAAACGTACGGTTGCGCCTGACAGATCGTAAGGTTGACCTAACCACCGAAGGGCTGGACCTCGCGTTTTTCCTCGGGCAGCCCGAGGATAGCAATCTGCGGATCAAGAAGATCGCCGATGTGACCCGTGTCCTGTGTGCCTCACCGGATTATATCGCGGCGCATGGGCACCCGCGCTCTGGCGATGAGATTGACATGGGACAGCACGAATGTCTCAAGCTGCGCTTTCCCGGCGCGACCGAATTTCAATGGCCGCTGCTGACGCCGGACGGCCCCAAACGGTTCCGCGCGCATGGCCGGTTCGAATGTGATGATGGCGATATACTGGTGGATTGGGCGCTGGCCGGGCACGGAATCACGCTGAAACCCGTCTTTGAGGTGGCCGAGCACCTGAAGTCCGGCGCGCTGGTGGTGGTGGCCGAGGACACGCCGCCCGAACCGATCCAGATGGCGTGCCTGTTCACCCATCGCCGCCATCAGGATCCCAAGACGCGGCTTTTCATGGAGTTCGTGATCGACCGGATCGGCAATGTAGTCCGGGATACCAGGGCAGAGCCTCAGCTACCGCGATAG
- the uraH gene encoding hydroxyisourate hydrolase, producing MSGYLTTHVLDTARGCPADGLTIELYRIDGSERHHLKTLVTNDDGRTDAQILPAAEFQAGTYELLFHAGDYLTRTGVVQEGPRFLDVIPLRFGMSEDVHYHVPLLLSPFGYSTYRGS from the coding sequence ATGTCCGGCTATCTGACCACCCATGTATTGGATACGGCGCGTGGCTGCCCCGCCGACGGGCTGACGATCGAACTGTACCGTATTGACGGATCAGAGCGCCATCATCTGAAAACCCTTGTTACCAACGATGACGGGCGGACCGATGCGCAGATTTTGCCTGCCGCAGAATTTCAGGCCGGAACATACGAATTGCTCTTTCACGCGGGCGATTACCTGACCCGGACGGGTGTGGTACAGGAAGGCCCGCGTTTTCTGGACGTGATCCCGCTGCGTTTTGGCATGTCCGAAGATGTGCATTATCATGTACCGCTGCTGCTGTCGCCGTTCGGGTATTCGACCTATCGCGGTAGCTGA
- the puuE gene encoding allantoinase PuuE, which translates to MIRYPRDMTGYGATPPAPNWPNGAKIAVQIVLNYEEGGENNILHGDAASEAFLSEITGAQPWAGQRHWNMESIYEYGARAGFWRVHRMLGDLPVTVYGVATALARAPEPVAAMKSSGWEIASHGLKWVEHKDMPEDEERAAIAQAIALHTEIVGAAPRGWYTGRCSNNTMRLAAETGQFAYIADSYADDLPYWMHTGGRDQLVVPYTMDCNDMRFAIQAGFTTGDQFESYLKDSFDCLYAEGVAGQPKMLSIGLHCRIIGRPGRAAALRRAIEYFQSHEGVWFATRLQIAEHWTKEHPPVTQSRPSQMDRETFVAEFGGIFEHSPWIAERAYDLELGPTHDTAAGVHQALARIFRRAGADQRLAVLTAHPDLAGKLAEAERLTADSSAEQASVGLNALTDDERATFTALNDAYMSKFGFPFIIAVRDNTKATIMDAFRRRVEHDRDTEFVEACRQVERIAELRLQAKFST; encoded by the coding sequence GTGATCAGGTACCCGCGCGACATGACCGGTTATGGCGCAACGCCACCCGCCCCGAACTGGCCGAATGGCGCGAAAATCGCCGTGCAGATCGTGCTGAACTACGAGGAAGGTGGCGAAAACAACATCCTGCACGGCGATGCCGCGTCCGAAGCGTTCCTGTCCGAGATCACCGGCGCGCAGCCATGGGCGGGTCAGCGGCATTGGAACATGGAATCGATCTATGAATATGGCGCGCGCGCCGGGTTCTGGCGCGTACACCGGATGCTGGGTGATCTGCCGGTGACGGTTTACGGTGTCGCCACTGCGCTGGCACGCGCGCCTGAGCCGGTCGCCGCGATGAAGTCATCTGGCTGGGAAATCGCCAGCCATGGACTGAAATGGGTCGAACACAAGGACATGCCAGAGGACGAAGAACGCGCCGCCATCGCGCAGGCCATCGCCCTGCATACAGAGATCGTGGGCGCGGCCCCGCGTGGCTGGTACACCGGGCGCTGTTCCAACAACACCATGCGTCTGGCGGCAGAGACGGGCCAGTTTGCCTATATCGCGGACAGCTATGCCGATGATCTGCCTTATTGGATGCACACAGGGGGGCGCGATCAACTGGTCGTGCCCTACACGATGGATTGCAACGATATGCGCTTTGCCATTCAGGCAGGCTTTACCACCGGCGACCAGTTCGAAAGCTACCTCAAGGACAGCTTTGACTGCCTCTATGCCGAGGGTGTCGCGGGCCAGCCCAAGATGCTGTCCATCGGGTTGCATTGCCGGATTATCGGACGGCCGGGGCGGGCGGCTGCCCTGCGTCGTGCCATCGAATATTTCCAATCGCACGAGGGCGTCTGGTTCGCCACCCGGCTTCAGATCGCCGAACATTGGACCAAGGAACATCCACCAGTGACCCAAAGCCGCCCATCCCAGATGGATCGCGAGACATTCGTCGCTGAATTTGGCGGCATTTTTGAACATAGCCCGTGGATCGCCGAACGGGCTTATGACCTAGAACTCGGTCCGACCCATGACACGGCGGCAGGTGTGCATCAGGCGCTTGCCCGGATATTCCGTAGGGCAGGGGCAGACCAGCGGCTGGCCGTGCTGACTGCCCATCCGGATCTGGCGGGTAAACTGGCCGAGGCTGAACGCCTGACGGCAGACTCCTCAGCCGAACAGGCCTCTGTCGGGCTGAATGCGCTGACAGATGACGAACGCGCAACGTTCACCGCGCTGAACGATGCCTACATGTCGAAATTTGGCTTTCCGTTCATTATCGCTGTGCGCGACAACACCAAGGCGACGATCATGGACGCCTTTCGCAGACGCGTCGAGCATGACCGAGACACGGAATTCGTCGAAGCCTGCCGTCAAGTCGAACGCATCGCAGAACTGCGCCTGCAAGCGAAGTTTTCAACATGA
- a CDS encoding ureidoglycolate lyase: protein MSTRIRIEPLSVEAFAPYGDLMQASGPPDKLINLGRCGRFHDRARLDFADGRAGISIFQAEVETLPLALQLVERHPEGSQAFVPMSFDPFLVVVATDAGGVPQNPRAFMTAPGQAINFHRGTWHGVLAPLCAPGLFAVIDRIGDGANLEEYWFDTPYIIEE, encoded by the coding sequence ATGAGTACGCGGATCAGAATTGAGCCACTGTCTGTCGAGGCGTTCGCACCCTACGGCGATCTGATGCAGGCATCGGGCCCCCCGGACAAGCTGATCAATCTTGGCAGGTGCGGCCGCTTTCACGACCGTGCGCGACTCGATTTTGCCGATGGTCGCGCCGGGATCAGCATTTTTCAGGCCGAGGTCGAAACGCTACCCTTGGCGCTGCAGTTGGTCGAGCGGCACCCCGAAGGCAGTCAGGCTTTTGTGCCGATGTCGTTTGATCCCTTCCTCGTCGTCGTCGCCACGGACGCGGGCGGCGTGCCGCAAAATCCCCGCGCTTTCATGACCGCGCCGGGGCAGGCGATCAATTTTCATCGTGGCACATGGCACGGCGTGCTGGCCCCGCTCTGTGCGCCGGGACTATTTGCCGTGATCGACCGGATCGGCGATGGTGCGAACCTTGAGGAATATTGGTTCGACACGCCGTATATAATCGAGGAATAA
- a CDS encoding AmiS/UreI family transporter: MMVGLSLLYVGAVLFLNGLWQCGRIASREIIVINLVVAGISFLVALHSAVLADSLEGVRLAAMTLLFAITYLWVAYNQIYDCDERGLGWFSLFVAITVIPMAVTGLATAQVAMDVWLALSWAAWTVLWFLTFLRHVAGWPIKRMAGIVTSWIGVTTGWAPGLALLYGF; the protein is encoded by the coding sequence ATGATGGTGGGCTTGTCGCTGCTCTATGTCGGGGCTGTTCTGTTCCTGAACGGCCTGTGGCAATGCGGCAGGATCGCGAGCCGCGAAATCATCGTGATCAATCTGGTGGTGGCGGGCATCTCGTTTCTGGTCGCGCTCCATTCCGCCGTTCTGGCGGACAGTCTGGAGGGTGTGCGCCTCGCTGCGATGACGCTGCTCTTTGCGATCACCTATCTGTGGGTCGCGTATAACCAGATTTATGATTGCGACGAGCGCGGGCTGGGCTGGTTCAGCCTGTTTGTCGCCATCACCGTCATTCCAATGGCCGTGACCGGGCTGGCCACAGCGCAGGTGGCGATGGATGTCTGGCTGGCGCTGTCATGGGCGGCGTGGACGGTGCTGTGGTTTCTCACATTCCTGCGGCATGTGGCAGGCTGGCCGATCAAGCGCATGGCCGGGATCGTGACCTCGTGGATCGGCGTCACGACGGGCTGGGCACCGGGGCTGGCACTGCTTTACGGGTTTTGA
- the bhcA gene encoding L-aspartate--glyoxylate aminotransferase BhcA — translation MSFQNPVFIPGPTNMPEALRKACDMATIDHRSPVFGKILHPCLEGVRQVLKSDSARMFIFPSTGTGGWETALSNTLSRGDTVLAARNGMFSHRWIDMCQRHGLTVQVVETPWGQGIPADQYEDILRADTTHQIKVVLATHNETATGVKSDIAAVRRALDAAGHPALLFVDGVSSIGSMDFRFDEWGVDVAVTGSQKGFMLPAGLAIVGFSEKAIAAAKDANLSRTFFDINDMQAGYNANAFPYTPPVGLMNGLKLSLEMLLEEGLENVFARHTRIAEGVRAAVDAWGLDLCAATPDLYSDSVSAIRTPDGFNATDIVTHAADTYGVAFGVGLGEVAGKVFRIGHLGSLTDVMMLSGLATAEMCMVDLGLNIRLGSGVAAAQEHYRANGIAAQRYAA, via the coding sequence ATGAGCTTTCAGAACCCCGTATTCATCCCCGGCCCAACCAATATGCCCGAGGCACTACGCAAGGCCTGCGATATGGCGACCATCGACCACCGGTCGCCGGTTTTTGGCAAAATCCTGCATCCCTGTCTGGAGGGCGTACGGCAGGTTCTGAAGTCGGATAGCGCCAGGATGTTCATCTTTCCGTCCACGGGCACCGGCGGCTGGGAAACCGCCCTCTCTAATACGCTGAGTCGTGGCGACACCGTTCTGGCGGCACGTAACGGCATGTTCAGCCATCGCTGGATCGACATGTGCCAGCGGCATGGGTTGACGGTTCAAGTGGTCGAGACACCGTGGGGACAGGGTATTCCGGCTGACCAATATGAGGACATTCTGCGTGCGGATACCACGCATCAGATCAAGGTGGTTCTGGCCACGCACAACGAGACGGCCACTGGTGTGAAATCCGACATCGCAGCCGTGCGGCGTGCGCTGGATGCTGCCGGTCACCCGGCGCTGCTCTTCGTGGATGGCGTTAGTTCTATCGGGTCGATGGATTTTCGGTTTGACGAATGGGGTGTGGACGTTGCCGTGACGGGCAGTCAGAAGGGTTTCATGCTGCCTGCGGGTCTGGCTATCGTTGGGTTCTCGGAAAAGGCGATCGCGGCGGCAAAGGATGCCAATTTATCGCGTACTTTCTTTGATATCAATGATATGCAAGCCGGATATAATGCGAACGCGTTCCCCTATACACCGCCTGTGGGCCTGATGAACGGGCTGAAGCTGTCGTTGGAAATGCTGCTGGAAGAAGGGCTGGAAAACGTTTTTGCCCGACACACACGGATCGCAGAGGGCGTGCGCGCCGCCGTGGACGCATGGGGGTTGGATCTGTGCGCCGCCACCCCGGATCTATACTCTGACTCCGTCAGTGCCATCCGCACACCAGATGGGTTCAATGCCACCGATATCGTGACCCACGCCGCCGACACCTACGGCGTTGCCTTTGGCGTTGGACTGGGCGAGGTCGCGGGCAAGGTTTTCCGCATCGGGCATCTGGGCAGCCTGACTGACGTGATGATGCTCAGCGGATTGGCCACCGCCGAGATGTGCATGGTCGATCTGGGGCTGAATATCAGGCTGGGATCCGGCGTTGCCGCCGCGCAGGAGCATTACCGGGCGAATGGGATCGCGGCCCAGAGGTATGCTGCATGA
- the bhcR gene encoding HTH-type transcriptional regulator BhcR, translating to MTAHENADAGRRRARGRPRDWHDKTAQNTNKTLERAMRVLEFLSEAQGKTLTALANDLDEAPATVYRILVTYEGLGVVQCDMSDQTWYIGPRAFIIGSRYLRRTSLVDRARPILRALMEQTGETANLGIEQNGHVLFVSQVETYASIRAFFPPGTLTPMHASGIGKALLAEMDDRRLEKFLNNAPLERFTDYTLADPDALTKDLRAIRARNYAVDDQERNVGMRCVAAPVFDFYNEAIAGISVSGPTSRIGIEQVTALGQAVVDAADDLTEAMGGGD from the coding sequence ATGACAGCACATGAAAATGCCGATGCGGGGCGCAGACGCGCGCGCGGCCGCCCGCGTGACTGGCATGACAAAACGGCGCAGAATACGAACAAAACGCTAGAGCGCGCCATGCGTGTGCTGGAGTTTCTGAGCGAGGCGCAGGGCAAGACTTTGACGGCGCTGGCCAATGATTTGGACGAAGCCCCCGCCACGGTCTACCGCATTCTCGTCACCTACGAAGGTCTCGGCGTGGTCCAGTGCGACATGTCGGATCAGACTTGGTATATCGGTCCTCGCGCCTTTATCATCGGCTCGCGATATCTGCGTCGTACCAGCCTCGTTGATCGCGCGCGCCCTATCTTGCGCGCTTTGATGGAGCAAACCGGAGAAACCGCCAATCTGGGAATCGAGCAGAACGGTCATGTCCTCTTTGTGAGTCAGGTCGAAACCTACGCCAGCATCCGCGCATTTTTTCCTCCCGGCACGCTGACACCCATGCATGCCTCAGGCATTGGCAAGGCACTGCTGGCGGAGATGGATGATCGCCGCCTCGAGAAATTCCTGAACAATGCCCCGCTGGAACGGTTCACCGATTACACCCTCGCTGACCCGGATGCACTGACCAAAGATCTGAGGGCCATCCGTGCGCGCAATTATGCGGTCGACGATCAGGAACGCAACGTCGGTATGCGGTGTGTGGCAGCACCGGTCTTTGATTTCTATAACGAGGCGATCGCGGGCATTTCGGTCTCTGGTCCGACATCGCGTATCGGGATCGAGCAGGTCACGGCACTGGGTCAGGCGGTCGTCGATGCTGCCGACGATCTGACCGAAGCGATGGGCGGTGGGGACTAG
- a CDS encoding bifunctional allantoicase/(S)-ureidoglycine aminohydrolase: protein MAPKYFAPTGGHPGQEQLLTDRAMFTESYAVIPKGTMRDITTSALPFWEGTRLWVLSRPLSGFAETFSQYIMDVAPGGGSDRPETDPAAEGVLFIVEGTATLAVDGATHEMTPGGYAYLPPGAVWTLRNNGDAMLRFHWIRKAYEAVEGLPLPEVIITNETEIAPTEMPGTDGKWATTRFVDPADLRHDMHVTIVTFQPGAVIPFAETHVMEHGLYVLEGKAVYRLNQDWVEVEAGDYMWLRAFCPQACYAGGPGKFRYLLYKDVNRHMPLRPHIG from the coding sequence ATGGCTCCAAAATACTTTGCGCCGACGGGCGGGCATCCCGGACAGGAACAGCTGTTAACCGACCGCGCCATGTTCACCGAAAGCTATGCTGTCATCCCGAAAGGGACTATGCGCGACATCACCACCAGCGCGCTGCCGTTCTGGGAGGGAACGCGATTATGGGTGTTATCACGCCCTTTGAGCGGCTTTGCCGAGACATTTTCGCAATACATCATGGACGTCGCGCCGGGCGGCGGGTCGGATCGCCCCGAAACCGATCCGGCGGCCGAGGGTGTTCTGTTTATCGTCGAAGGTACGGCAACGTTGGCTGTGGACGGTGCCACACATGAGATGACGCCGGGCGGTTATGCCTATCTGCCGCCCGGTGCTGTTTGGACGCTACGCAACAACGGCGATGCAATGCTACGCTTTCACTGGATCAGAAAGGCATATGAGGCAGTCGAGGGACTGCCGCTGCCAGAGGTGATCATCACCAACGAGACAGAAATTGCCCCCACAGAGATGCCCGGCACAGACGGCAAATGGGCGACAACACGCTTTGTCGATCCCGCCGATCTGCGTCACGACATGCATGTGACCATCGTCACATTCCAGCCCGGCGCCGTGATCCCGTTTGCGGAAACGCATGTGATGGAACACGGGCTGTATGTGCTGGAGGGCAAGGCGGTTTATCGGCTGAATCAGGATTGGGTCGAGGTAGAAGCAGGCGATTACATGTGGTTGCGCGCATTTTGCCCGCAGGCCTGTTATGCAGGCGGACCGGGCAAGTTTCGGTATCTGCTCTATAAGGACGTGAACCGGCACATGCCGCTACGGCCCCACATCGGCTGA